Genomic window (Paucidesulfovibrio gracilis DSM 16080):
ACACTGCCTCCGGTGGAGACGATACAGCGCTGTATGCCCAGGTTGGCGACTTGATGTTCTTCCAATTCAAGAAATTTTTCCAGGCCCACGCTGTCCAGCAGATCCTGCAAGGGCATGGCGTAATACGCCTCCAGAAGCTGGTCCGTGTCCACATGTGCCCAGTTCAGTTCGTTGGCCAGCAGGCGTCCCACCGTGGACTTACCGGCTCCGGCAATGCCCACGAGGGTCACGCAGCGGGTTTCGATGTCGGTTTCAGGCACGTTGTCATACTCCGGGGCGCGGGATTCGGCCCGGCAAGGGGCGCGGTCCCGTGCGGACTTGGCAGGCCGTGGAGCGGGATGCCGGATGGATCATAAGGAATCGGGCCGCCTGCGCAGCATTGCGCCCGCTTCGGTCCCGGATTCCTTTTTCCCGCATCGCGCGTAATCGGAAACGGCCTGCGTAAAAGGATTGTTCAACACCCGGTTATTTTGGGGTCACCAGGCAGACCTTGTCTTCGCTGTCCCGTTCGGCAACGCGCACATCCACATGCTCGTCGCCGTGGGTGACCACATGTTTGCCCACATAATCTGCCTGGATGGGCAGCTCGCGCAGCCCGGCGCGGTCGATGAGCACCAGCAGTTCCACCCGCCGCGGGCGACCATAGTCCAGCACGGCCTCCAGGGCGGCACGGATGGTGCGGCCGGAGTAGAGCACGTCGTCCACGAGCAGTATGCTGGTGTTTTCGATGTCGAACGGGATCTCCGTGCGGTTGATGCTGGGCTGGATGTTCAGGGTGGTCCAGTCGTCACGGTAGAGGTTGATGTCCAGCTTGCCCAGGGGAATGTCGCGGCCCAGGGAGCGGTCCAGGCGTGCCTTGAGCCGCAGAGCCAGGTCCGCGCCGCGCCGCTGGATGCCCAGGAGTACCAGGCGTTCATCGTCGCCCCGTCGCTCGGAAACTTCGGAAGCCAGGCGTTCCAGGGTGCGTTCCATGTCCCTGGACGAGAGGATGGTGCCGCATTCTTCCATGATCACTTCCCCTTTTGCAGATGGAAAAAGGTTGTTTTGCGGTGCGGGAAGCAAAATGTCAAATCCGGGCCGCAGGGGGAGCCGGAATGCCGGACATCAGAGATTCGGAACCAGGCTCCGGCGCACGAATTGGACGGCCTCGGGGTCGAAGTCGCTGTCCATGTCCGGCCAGTAGACCTTGAGCTGCATCACGCCCAGCAGCAGCGCCACCAGGGTTTTTGCCGTGGGGTCCACGTCCACCTCGCGGATCACGCCCATGTTCATGGAGCGGGTCATGCATTCGGTGAAGAATTCGTGCATGCGTTCGATGACCGAGGTCATGGATTGCTTGGACGGGGAGAGCAGGGCGTAGGAACTGAGCACGATCTTGAGGTCGGCCAGGTTGTCCGAGGCAAAGCGGACATGGCCGTGCAGGATGCGCTCAATGGTGCCGTGGTCCCCGTCGCGGGCGGAGCGCAGGGTTTGCAGGAACTCGGAATATTTATCGTCCAGCTCCTGCAGGATTTGCAGGAGAATGGCTTCTTTATTTTCAAAGTGCCGGTAGATGGTGCCTTCGGAAATGCCGGCGCGTTTGGCCAGGGCCGCCGTGGTGGTGCCGTGATATCCGATTTCGGAGATCATGCTCCGGGCGATGTCCAGGATTCTGTCTTTGGTTTTCATTGCCGTTCGTCCTCGTTGTGAAGCGGGGTGAGTAAGCCCCCGCCGTGGTCGAGGCAAGGAGTAGCGCACAAGGCATGGCCGGTCAATATCCAGAGGGCGCGGTTTCGCGGCGAACGCTGTTCCGTTGAAGTCAACCGTTTCGGTCGTCATTGACAAAGCTGATACGAGTTCTTATTTTCCACTCTCAACAGCTATAAGGAGGATCACGAATGATCGAGATTACCGCGGCTGCGAGTCAGCAGCTCGACAACTATTTTGAAGGCAAGGATAAGCAACCCATCCGGGTGTACCTTGCCTCCGGCGGTTGAGCTGGTCCAAAGCTCTCATTGGCTCTGGATGAGCCAAACGACAACGACGAGAAGTTCGAATCCCAAGGGTATGACGTGCTCATTGAAAAAGAGCTGTTCACCCAGACCGGGGATGTTCGCATCGACATGACCTATTACGGATTCACCGTGGATTCCCAGCATCCTGTGGGCGGCGGTGGCTGCTCCGGCGGCTCCTGCTCCACGGGTGGGTGCGGCTGATTCCGACGCGGTCCCTGCACCGAAACGGTTCGGCAGCAGAAGGTCGCGAATGTATCATAGCCTGAGAAAAGGGCGGTCTCCACAAGGAGTGCCGCCCCTTTTTTTGTTCGCGGCTTCGGTCAGGAATCGAATTGCCGTTGATCCACAAGTCGGGGACTTTTTTTGTCCAGTCCGCCCGATTCCTGAGTAGCATCCTTTGCCGGGACCGTGATGATCTCCACGGCGGGCCGCAGTTTGCAGCACTCCTGAAAAGCCTGGGCAAATTTGCCCCGGTCCAGTTCCTCGGCATCGGGCCGTAGTTGGAGGCGGCAGGTCAGGGTGTCGCGCCCATCCGGATTGGCCACAACAAGTTGCCAGCAGTCGATTTCCTCGAATTGTTCCATGACGGTGGAGGCTTGGTCCGGGTAGAGAAACTGGCCTTTGACCTTGGCTGTGTCGTCCACGCGGCCCAGCCAGCCTTCCAGACGAAAGCTCGTGCGGCCGCAGGCGCAAGGCTCTTCCATCACGCGGGACAGATCGCCCGTGGCCAAGCGGATCAGGGGATATTCCCCGGTAAAGGGTGTGACCACCACTTCGCCCATTTCTCCAGGAGGCAGGGGCTGCCCCGTACCTGGATCGCAGATTTCCACCAGGGCGCGGGACGAGAGGTGCATGCCTTCGGCCTGATCGCACTCATAGGCGATGCAGCCCACGTCCGCCGTACCATACCCCTGCCGGACCGTAACGCCGAATGTTTCCTCCACCTCGGTGCGCAAGGAGCGGGTGAGTTTTTCCGCAGCCACGAACGCGGTCCGCAGGGAAAAGTCCCGCCGGGGATCCAGCCCCCGGGCCACGGCCTTGCGTCCAATGGTGCGCAAAAAGCTGGCCATGCCCACAAACCCGGTCACGGGCAGCCGGGTCATTATGTCGATTTGTGTCCGGGTCTGGCCCGGGCCTGCCGGGATCACAGCGCAGCCGATGTCCCGTAGCGGCTCCTCCAGCATCAGCCCTGCCGGGGTGAGATGGTAGGAAAAGGTCATCTGCACCACGTCCCGGGGCCGGAAGCCCGCGGCATAAAAGGCCTCAGCCCATCCCCAATAGTCTGAATCCGCTCCTTCCGGGTCAAGGATGGGACCAGGGGATTGGTAGATATGCCGCAGTTCGCCCAGTTCACGGGTGAGCATCCAATCCAGCCCGTGTTCGGCCTGGAGCCGGATGATATCTTTTTTCCGCAGGGGCGGTATGGCCGCAAACCCTTCCGGGGTGCGGACATCCTTTTCCGACAGACCGGCGTCGTTCATGCGGGTTTTGAATTCGTTGGAAAACAGCCAGGCCTTTTCCAGCAGGGTATGCAGGGCGCGCCATTTGCGCTTGCGTCGCCGTTCCGGTGATTCGGTTTCCAGGTCGTGGTAGTACATGGTCCTCCCTCGACGCGGCCGCCCGTGCGGCCGGGTGCGGATGTTTATTCCACAATACCCCAGGAACCGATCGAGAACAATCGGGAATCAATACATGGTGGGCGTTTTGCCCGGTGTTTTGGTCAAATCAGGAAGGATATGAACGAATAGCCGGATATATCCAGCTGTTTCACTTCCTTGGCGAATTTGGAAAAGATGAGCATGCCCAGCTGCTGCATTTCCTCGGGCCGGGCGCTGAAAAAGTGTTCCGGCACGGCGAAGTTGTTCACATCGTCAATGGCGTGGCCGCACACGGCTTCGGTAAAGATGCCCTGTTCGGTCTTGCTGACCCGGAAGGTCAGGGAGCGCTGTTTGTCGCCGTTGCCGCTGCTGATCATGTGGCAAAACACTTCCTCGCAACACAGGATCAGCGTATTCAGCTTTTGGGAGTCGAGATCCAGCTTGCGCTGGTTTTCAGTGAGGATTTTATGGAGCTTGGGCAATTCCGCAAGCTCGGCCTTGAGTGTACCCTGCACGGATTTTTTGGGCATGAAGTAGGCCAGGGCGCTGAGCAGGAACGCGGTGAATCCGCCCACGGCCACGCTGTTTTGCAGGAGCGGGGCCAGGGCTTCGGGGACGGCGTTGCCAAAGTAGGTTCCGCTTTCCGCCACCAGGCCCATGGTCAGGGAAAGGCCCAGGATGATGCCGTGCTGGTTGCTGAGTTTATTCACGCGGACCAGGCCGAATCCGGCATGAAAGAGCAGGGACGCGATGACGATGAGAAAGCCGCCCAGCACCGGGCCGGGCATGTCCAGAATGAATCCGCCCGCCTTGGGCAGAAAAGCCAGCACAAACAGAATGGCCGCGCCGAAAACGCCGATGCGCCGGGAGGCCACGCCCGTTATTTCGATCAAGGGCAGGTTGTCGCAGTAGATGGACGGCACGGGCGCACCGAGCAGACCACAGGCCACCTTGCTGAGACCGTCGCAATACAGCCCGCCCTGGATCACGTCGTAGGATACGCGGCGGAAATTGCGCTGGGAGATTTGTTGCACAAGCATGATGTTGCCCGTGCTTTCGATCATGCTGGCGAGCATGGCCATGCCAAAGGCCAGGATCAGCGGAACGTGCAGGCCCGAGATGTTGGTTTCGATGCCGGGCCAGACCATGGGCGGCAGGCCGAACCAGGGCGCGGCCATGGTGTGGGTGAAGTGCAGTTGCCCGAAGAGTGCGGATGTGATGTATCCGCCGGCCAGGGCGATGACCGGACTCCAGAGCTTGAAGGTCACGTTGCCGAAGAGCATGAACACGGTGAGCAGCAGCGCGGTCACGCCGCCGATGCCGAGTTTGACCAGGGTCAGATCCGGGGTTGTTTTGCCGGTTCCGGCCCAGATTTCCAGGCCAATGGGTACCAGGGAAACTGCGATGAGCAGGATGACCACGCCCCCGATGGCCGGGGTGATGATGTGGCGAAAAAACCGGATGAAAAACGTATACAGAAAAATGATGGGTACCGTGAGCAGGGTCATGGTGGCCACCAGTTCCACGCCGCCCATCTTGACCGCGTCCAGGGTGCAGATCAAAAAGGCGCTGTAGGAACCGGTGAACAGGATGAAGCCCGTGCCGATGCCGAATGGACGTCGGCTCTGGAGAAACGTGAAGATGGAGGCCGTGATCAGCGTGCCGAAGGTGATGAAGCGCAGCGTGTCCCCGGCAATGAGCTGTGATTTGCCCAATACGTTGGGAATGAAGAGAATGCCGTCAAAGATGATCAGAACATGGATCAGGGCCAGGGCCAAGCAAAGCGGAAGCGGCGGCGATTCAGCGGCCTCGTAGCGCAATTGGTCGTTGGACATGGTGGCGACATTCCCCAGGGTTGCATGTGGAGGAAACAATCTCTTGTAGGGGAATGTGTGGATTTGCGCAAACTGTTTGGTGGAACACGGACCCTAGTACGGATCATGGCGGACTGTTGCGCTGGGGGATGCTACTGCTGCACTGGTTGCCGTGCCGTACGGCATTTCGTCTGTGTTTCGTGCTCTTGCGACGGCGCTGCAATCGCATAAAATGCGGTATTGTTATCTTTTGTAACGCATTGGAGTGCGTTTCCCGTTGCGGCGTGGTGTGGGATGGATGTGAAAATGCATTGGGGAGCCGGCAACAGGCTCCCCGCATCGTATACCAGGGAAAAAATCGGGATTGGAGACAAGAAGCGCTTCAGCGCCATTCTTGTTCAAAATCCTGCGGGCCGACAATGCGATAGCCCTTGGCCGCGAGCGCCTCGGCCACGGGTGCCGGGTCCGTCGAATCCACGCGCACCACGATCACGCGTTTGTTGTCGTGGTAGAACGTGGCCGTGGAAATGATGCTCATGCCCAGTTCCTTGATGACCCCGGAAATTTCGTGCAGCACGCCGGAGCGGTCCTCCACCTCAAGGGTGATGCGCGAGCCGCCCTGTTGCATGCCCATTTCTTCCACGAATACGTCCAGCATGACATTGCGGTTGATGTAGCCCAATAGTTCGTCATCCTCGCTTACCACGGCCAGGCCGGCCAGGTCTTCGTCGGACATGCGCTTGGCGGCCAGTTCGATTTCCACGTCCGGAGTGATGACCTCGATGTTGGTGCGCATGATTTTGTCGATGGTCAGCTTGGCCAGAAGATAGTTCAGCTCGTGGCGGTCCAGGGAGGTGACCAGGCTGGGCAGGGCGCGGGCAATATCGCTTTTGCGCACGTACCCCACCAGCTTGCCCTGGTCCATGACCAGCAGCTTCCAGAGGCGGTTCTCCTCCAGCAGGCGTTCTGCGTCCTTGACCAGGGTTTGGGGGGTGACCGTGACGAAGTTTTTGAGCATCTTGAGTCCGACGTACATGACGTTTTCTCCTTGCGGGGTGACGGTGTTGCCGGGCAACGGGGTCCGTCCGAGCGACTGGCGGCCGGGCGAAGTCGTCGCGGGTATCTTCCATGACTCTATTTTTCATACAAACCCGGATTTGTGTCACTCGTCAAGAGCGCAGCACCCGGAACATTCTTTCCTGGATCGTGCGGTCCGGGGTTCTTTTTGGTTCGGCGTTCCAAAATATGGACCGGGGCGTTGTACATGCCTTGCGGCACTGTTGTTTTTGAGGTAAGCCCGTGTGCTATGCATGAAATGTCGCTTATTGATAGCATATTGAACATACTGGCTGACGAGCGGTCCAAGCAGAACCTGGGGAAGATCACCAAGGTGACGCTGCAAAACGGCAAGCTCGCCGGAGTGGTTACCGAGGCGTTGCTGTTCGCCTGGGAAGCGCTCACCCCCGGAACGCAATTCGAGGGGTGCGAAATCGAGGTGCGGGAAACACCGCTGATATTGCGCTGCTTTTCGTGCAAAAAAGAGTTCGAGGCCGAGAGCGCCATGCTTGCGGAATGCCCGGAATGCGGTCAGGAGATCGGGCATGAAGTGGTCTCGGGTCGGGAATTTTTGATTGAAAACGTGGAGGTCGAGGATTCGGAGGGGGAGGCCGGGGGCGACACAGCCCCGACGTCCTGATTCGGCCGGACGCGTTTTCCTTTCCTGTGGCGGGATTTCAAGCGGGCGGCAAGCCCGAGGAGGATAATCATGGAGATACCTGTCGTACGCAATGTGCTGGAAGCCAACGACCGCGTTGCCGATGAGCTGAAGGCTCTGTTCGCCGAGAAGAACATTCTCGTGCTCAACCTCATGAGTTCCCCGGGAGCCGGAAAAACGTCTCTATTGGAACGTACGCTCACGGACCTCAAGGACGAGTTCAAAATGGCCGTTGTTGAGGGGGATTTGCAGACCGTGAACGATGCGCAGCGTGTGGCCGCAACCGGCGCCCAGGCCGTGCAGATCAACACCGAGGGCGGATGCCATCTGGATTCCTCCCAGGTGCGCGAGTCGCTCAAATCCCTGGATCTTGAGGGGCTGGACATCCTGTTTGTGGAAAACGTGGGCAACCTGGTCTGCCCGGCCGAGTTCGAAGTGGGCGAGGATCACAAGATCACCCTGCTTTCCGTGACCGAGGGGGACGATAAGCCCGAAAAATACCCCCTGATGTTCCACATCTCCAGCGTCATGCTGCTCAACAAGGTGGATTTGCTGCCGTATGTCGATTTCAACGTGGACAGCGCCAGACGCCATGCCGCCAAGTTGAACAAAGACCTGCTCATGCTGAACGTGTCCTGCCGTACCGGCGAGGGACTGGAGCCGTGGTATGACTGGTTGCGTGAGGCGCGTGAAGCCAAGAAGAAATAAAGCGCTCCACAGGGAGTACACAGTAAGCCGATCCGGGATTCCGGGTCGGCTTTTTTTGTGGACAGGTGGTTGGAACGGCGGAATGCGGATGTTCACGGCCCGGACCTGTCAAATTCTGGCGGCCCGGATTTCCAGTGGAACTGACGGTGGTTTTCCCGTGTAGGCCACTTCTTGGGTCATGGCCGGGAAATGGCAGGGCGTGTTTTGAGCCTTGACTTCCCGTGGACAGCAAGGGACACTGGGCGAGTTGTGCGTCCATGTCATGGGCGGAGATTTTTTTAGCTTATGGAGTGCGATACATGCCTTTTCCTCAAAACCTCCCCTGCGAAGCCGTGCTTGATTCCCTGGCGGACGGCGTATTCACGGTGGATCGGGACTGGAATATCACCTACTTCAACAGCGCGGCCGCGCGCATCACAGGTACGGACCAGGAGGACGCCTTGGGCGCCAAATGCTGGGAGGTGCTCCGCAGCGGCCTGTGCGACGGGAATTGCGCCTTGGGCGAATGCCTGGAAAGCGGTGGACAGGTGGTCAACAAGTCCAAGTTCATCCTGCGGTCCGACGGTGAAAAAGTGCCTGTGTCCATCTCTGCCTCGGCCCTGCGCAATGCCGACGGGGAGTTGATCGGCGGGGTCGAAACCTTTCGCGATCTCACCGAGATTCATCTCATGCGGCAAAAGGTTTCGGAATCTTATACGTTTGAGGATATCGTGGGCAAAAGCCAGGGGCTGACCAAAATTTTTCAAATCATGCCCCAGATTTCCAAAAGTGAAGCCACGGTCCTCTTGCTGGGGGAGTCCGGAACGGGCAAGGAATTGTTCGCCCGCGCCATTCACAACCTCAGCGCCAGGCGGGACGGACCGTTCGTGGCCGTGAACTGCGGCGCACTTCCCGATAATTTATTGGAAAGCGAACTGTTCGGGTACAAGGCCGGCGCCTTTACCGACGCCAAAAAAGACAAGCCCGGCCGGTTTGAGTTGGCGGCCGGTGGGACCATTTTTCTCGATGAAATCGGGGATTTGCCGGGAAATTTACAGGTCAAGCTGCTACGCGTGTTGCAGGAGCGCACCTATGAGCCGCTGGGCGGGGTAAAGCCGGTCAAAACCGACGTACGCATCGTGGCCGCCACCAACCGGAACCTGGAAGAACGCGTGGCCA
Coding sequences:
- the pyrR gene encoding bifunctional pyr operon transcriptional regulator/uracil phosphoribosyltransferase PyrR, coding for MEECGTILSSRDMERTLERLASEVSERRGDDERLVLLGIQRRGADLALRLKARLDRSLGRDIPLGKLDINLYRDDWTTLNIQPSINRTEIPFDIENTSILLVDDVLYSGRTIRAALEAVLDYGRPRRVELLVLIDRAGLRELPIQADYVGKHVVTHGDEHVDVRVAERDSEDKVCLVTPK
- a CDS encoding TetR/AcrR family transcriptional regulator — translated: MKTKDRILDIARSMISEIGYHGTTTAALAKRAGISEGTIYRHFENKEAILLQILQELDDKYSEFLQTLRSARDGDHGTIERILHGHVRFASDNLADLKIVLSSYALLSPSKQSMTSVIERMHEFFTECMTRSMNMGVIREVDVDPTAKTLVALLLGVMQLKVYWPDMDSDFDPEAVQFVRRSLVPNL
- a CDS encoding IscA/HesB family protein, whose amino-acid sequence is MIEITAAASQQLDNYFEGKDKQPIRVYLASGGUAGPKLSLALDEPNDNDEKFESQGYDVLIEKELFTQTGDVRIDMTYYGFTVDSQHPVGGGGCSGGSCSTGGCG
- a CDS encoding phenylacetate--CoA ligase family protein; translated protein: MYYHDLETESPERRRKRKWRALHTLLEKAWLFSNEFKTRMNDAGLSEKDVRTPEGFAAIPPLRKKDIIRLQAEHGLDWMLTRELGELRHIYQSPGPILDPEGADSDYWGWAEAFYAAGFRPRDVVQMTFSYHLTPAGLMLEEPLRDIGCAVIPAGPGQTRTQIDIMTRLPVTGFVGMASFLRTIGRKAVARGLDPRRDFSLRTAFVAAEKLTRSLRTEVEETFGVTVRQGYGTADVGCIAYECDQAEGMHLSSRALVEICDPGTGQPLPPGEMGEVVVTPFTGEYPLIRLATGDLSRVMEEPCACGRTSFRLEGWLGRVDDTAKVKGQFLYPDQASTVMEQFEEIDCWQLVVANPDGRDTLTCRLQLRPDAEELDRGKFAQAFQECCKLRPAVEIITVPAKDATQESGGLDKKSPRLVDQRQFDS
- a CDS encoding uracil-xanthine permease family protein, which produces MSNDQLRYEAAESPPLPLCLALALIHVLIIFDGILFIPNVLGKSQLIAGDTLRFITFGTLITASIFTFLQSRRPFGIGTGFILFTGSYSAFLICTLDAVKMGGVELVATMTLLTVPIIFLYTFFIRFFRHIITPAIGGVVILLIAVSLVPIGLEIWAGTGKTTPDLTLVKLGIGGVTALLLTVFMLFGNVTFKLWSPVIALAGGYITSALFGQLHFTHTMAAPWFGLPPMVWPGIETNISGLHVPLILAFGMAMLASMIESTGNIMLVQQISQRNFRRVSYDVIQGGLYCDGLSKVACGLLGAPVPSIYCDNLPLIEITGVASRRIGVFGAAILFVLAFLPKAGGFILDMPGPVLGGFLIVIASLLFHAGFGLVRVNKLSNQHGIILGLSLTMGLVAESGTYFGNAVPEALAPLLQNSVAVGGFTAFLLSALAYFMPKKSVQGTLKAELAELPKLHKILTENQRKLDLDSQKLNTLILCCEEVFCHMISSGNGDKQRSLTFRVSKTEQGIFTEAVCGHAIDDVNNFAVPEHFFSARPEEMQQLGMLIFSKFAKEVKQLDISGYSFISFLI
- a CDS encoding CBS domain-containing protein, whose amino-acid sequence is MYVGLKMLKNFVTVTPQTLVKDAERLLEENRLWKLLVMDQGKLVGYVRKSDIARALPSLVTSLDRHELNYLLAKLTIDKIMRTNIEVITPDVEIELAAKRMSDEDLAGLAVVSEDDELLGYINRNVMLDVFVEEMGMQQGGSRITLEVEDRSGVLHEISGVIKELGMSIISTATFYHDNKRVIVVRVDSTDPAPVAEALAAKGYRIVGPQDFEQEWR
- a CDS encoding hydrogenase maturation nickel metallochaperone HypA; its protein translation is MSLIDSILNILADERSKQNLGKITKVTLQNGKLAGVVTEALLFAWEALTPGTQFEGCEIEVRETPLILRCFSCKKEFEAESAMLAECPECGQEIGHEVVSGREFLIENVEVEDSEGEAGGDTAPTS
- the hypB gene encoding hydrogenase nickel incorporation protein HypB, giving the protein MEIPVVRNVLEANDRVADELKALFAEKNILVLNLMSSPGAGKTSLLERTLTDLKDEFKMAVVEGDLQTVNDAQRVAATGAQAVQINTEGGCHLDSSQVRESLKSLDLEGLDILFVENVGNLVCPAEFEVGEDHKITLLSVTEGDDKPEKYPLMFHISSVMLLNKVDLLPYVDFNVDSARRHAAKLNKDLLMLNVSCRTGEGLEPWYDWLREAREAKKK
- a CDS encoding sigma-54 interaction domain-containing protein, which gives rise to MPFPQNLPCEAVLDSLADGVFTVDRDWNITYFNSAAARITGTDQEDALGAKCWEVLRSGLCDGNCALGECLESGGQVVNKSKFILRSDGEKVPVSISASALRNADGELIGGVETFRDLTEIHLMRQKVSESYTFEDIVGKSQGLTKIFQIMPQISKSEATVLLLGESGTGKELFARAIHNLSARRDGPFVAVNCGALPDNLLESELFGYKAGAFTDAKKDKPGRFELAAGGTIFLDEIGDLPGNLQVKLLRVLQERTYEPLGGVKPVKTDVRIVAATNRNLEERVATGEFRQDLFYRLNVVTLRLPPMRERREDLPLLIDHFIQRHNALLGRQVEGVSEDVLSIFLRHDFPGNVRELENILEYAFILCQEGFIQVEHLPENLQPNRPSEEDIFEPGGTLEEIKCRAVLRALKRNQGKKMATCRELGISKDTLRRMLGRCKNVGV